The Onthophagus taurus isolate NC chromosome 2, IU_Otau_3.0, whole genome shotgun sequence genome includes a window with the following:
- the LOC111427603 gene encoding small ribosomal subunit protein uS8A yields MVRMNVLSDALKSINNAEKRGKRQVLIRPCSKVIIKFLTVMMKHGYIGEFEIVDDHRSGKIVVNLTGRLNKCGVISPRFDVPITHIEKWTNNLLPSRQFGYVVLTTSGGIMDHEEARRKHLGGKILGFFF; encoded by the exons ATGGTGCGAATGAACGTATTGAGCGATGCTCTCAAATCTATAAACAATGCAGAAAAACGCGGCAAACGCCAGGTTCTCATCAGGCCTTGTTCCAAAGtgatcattaaatttttaacggTAATGATGAAACATGGTTACATTGGGGAATTTGAAATCGTTGACGATCACCGTAGCGGGAAGATTGTTGTGAATCTTACTggtagattaaataaatgtggTGTTATTTCGCCTAGATTTGATGTTCCAATTACACATATCGAGAAGTGGACAAATAATTTGTTACCTTCTCGTCAATTTGG GTATGTAGTGCTTACAACTAGTGGTGGAATTATGGATCATGAGGAAGCCAGAAGAAAACATCTTGGAGGAAAAATATTAGGATTTTTCTTCTAA